A stretch of the Longimicrobium terrae genome encodes the following:
- a CDS encoding MFS transporter, with protein sequence MIRRALGVFSGREWGLLLVLLTIQFCHVLDFVLIMPLAPMLMRSLDISAREFGLLVSAYTFSAALSGLVAAAFMDRFDRRRMLLFLLAGFGVGTVLCGLVDEYRLLLAARVVAGAFGGVLAGVVFAVVGDQIRPERRGTAMGVVMGAFSAASVLGLPFGLYLANRFAWEAPFLFLGGLTVVVFAGAALLLPAMRGHVAPSDASPWADLVAVARAPEHLRAFALTVGIMFSAFSVVPFLSAYLTENAGLRESQLPLIYLTGGLATLVTGPLVFGPLADRFGHAPVFMLSVVLGIPAIVAVTHLPVSPVWVILTTTTAMMVMSSGRMISATALVTGIVSPRRRGGFMSLNSSIQQGAAGAASLVGGWMIQGGTGGEPIRGFPAVGWVAVAASVLTLVLVRRLRPGEAAAAVPQMDETGAPPLAAPLEAPRRPARAGLDPQGGRT encoded by the coding sequence ATGATCAGAAGGGCTCTGGGGGTGTTCAGCGGACGGGAATGGGGGCTGCTGCTGGTGCTGCTCACCATTCAGTTCTGCCACGTGCTGGACTTTGTGCTCATCATGCCGCTGGCGCCCATGCTCATGCGGTCGCTGGACATTTCCGCGCGCGAGTTCGGGCTGCTGGTGTCGGCCTACACGTTCAGCGCGGCGCTTTCCGGGCTGGTGGCGGCCGCGTTCATGGACCGGTTCGACCGGCGGCGCATGCTCCTGTTCCTGCTCGCCGGCTTTGGCGTGGGAACGGTGCTGTGCGGGCTGGTGGATGAATACCGGCTGCTGCTGGCGGCGCGCGTGGTGGCCGGCGCGTTCGGCGGGGTGCTGGCCGGCGTGGTGTTCGCCGTGGTGGGCGACCAGATCCGCCCCGAGCGGCGCGGAACGGCGATGGGCGTGGTGATGGGCGCGTTCAGCGCCGCCTCCGTGCTGGGCCTTCCCTTTGGCCTGTACCTGGCCAACCGCTTTGCGTGGGAGGCCCCGTTCCTGTTCCTGGGCGGATTGACCGTCGTGGTGTTCGCCGGCGCGGCGCTGCTGCTGCCGGCCATGCGCGGGCACGTGGCGCCCTCGGACGCGTCGCCGTGGGCGGACCTGGTGGCCGTGGCGCGCGCGCCGGAGCACCTGCGGGCCTTTGCGCTGACCGTCGGCATCATGTTCTCCGCCTTCAGCGTCGTCCCGTTTCTGAGCGCGTACCTGACGGAAAACGCGGGGCTGCGTGAATCGCAGCTGCCGCTCATCTACCTCACGGGCGGGCTGGCGACGCTGGTGACGGGGCCGCTGGTGTTCGGCCCGCTGGCGGACCGGTTCGGGCACGCGCCGGTCTTCATGCTTTCCGTGGTCCTGGGCATTCCGGCGATTGTGGCGGTGACGCATCTGCCCGTTTCGCCCGTGTGGGTGATTCTGACGACCACGACGGCCATGATGGTGATGTCGTCCGGGCGGATGATCAGCGCGACGGCACTGGTGACGGGAATCGTGTCGCCGCGCAGGCGGGGCGGCTTCATGAGCCTGAACTCGTCCATTCAGCAGGGCGCGGCGGGCGCGGCGTCGCTGGTGGGCGGATGGATGATCCAGGGCGGCACCGGCGGCGAGCCCATCCGCGGCTTTCCCGCCGTGGGGTGGGTGGCCGTGGCCGCATCCGTCCTGACGCTGGTGCTGGTGCGGCGGCTGCGGCCCGGCGAGGCCGCGGCCGCGGTGCCGCAGATGGACGAGACGGGGGCGCCGCCGCTGGCCGCTCCGCTGGAAGCGCCCCGCCGCCCCGCCCGGGCCGGCCTGGACCCACAGGGAGGACGCACGTGA
- the fadI gene encoding acetyl-CoA C-acyltransferase FadI: MNGLGRRVAIIDGCRTPFLKSGTDFKDVSAVELGKAAVRELIARTELDVNVVDHVIYGTVVQSVQEPNIAREVTLGAGIPPRVPSFTVGRACASSNQAITSAAEQIALGLADVIIAGGAESLTDVPILFSPEMRNALVKASKARSLGERVQAFRNIRPKHLAPIAPAIAEPTTGETMGASAEKMAKENGISREAQDRWALRSHTLAAAATADGRLTAEIAPFYVPPKFDKVVSQDNGIRADTTLEKLSTLKPVFDRKYGSVTAGNASPLTDGASAVLLMSEERAAELGYKPLGFIRSYAYSALDPNDQLLQGPVYAAPVAFDRAGLTMKDIGLLEIHEAFAAQVLSNLQWFDSDEIAKKRLGRDKAVGLPPEDRINVMGGSLAIGHPFGATGGRITITLLNELRRRGEQFGMISVCAAGAMGFVMIVEAAPN, from the coding sequence ATGAACGGTCTGGGCCGCAGGGTCGCCATCATCGACGGGTGCCGCACCCCGTTCCTCAAGTCGGGGACGGACTTCAAGGACGTTTCGGCGGTGGAGCTGGGGAAGGCCGCGGTCCGCGAGCTGATCGCCCGCACCGAGCTGGACGTGAACGTGGTGGACCACGTGATCTACGGCACCGTCGTGCAGTCGGTGCAGGAGCCCAACATCGCCCGCGAAGTCACGCTGGGCGCGGGCATTCCGCCGCGGGTGCCGTCGTTTACCGTGGGCCGGGCGTGCGCGTCGTCCAACCAGGCCATCACCTCGGCCGCGGAGCAGATCGCGCTGGGGCTGGCGGACGTCATCATCGCCGGCGGCGCGGAGTCGCTGACGGACGTGCCCATCCTTTTCTCGCCCGAGATGCGCAACGCGCTGGTCAAGGCCAGCAAGGCGCGGTCGCTGGGCGAGCGGGTGCAGGCGTTCCGCAACATCCGCCCCAAGCACCTGGCCCCCATCGCCCCGGCCATCGCCGAGCCCACGACGGGGGAGACGATGGGTGCGTCGGCGGAAAAGATGGCCAAGGAAAACGGCATCTCCCGCGAGGCGCAGGACCGCTGGGCGCTGCGCTCGCACACGCTGGCGGCGGCGGCCACGGCGGACGGACGGCTGACGGCGGAGATCGCGCCGTTCTACGTGCCGCCCAAGTTCGACAAGGTGGTGAGCCAGGACAACGGCATCCGCGCCGACACCACGCTGGAAAAGCTGTCCACGCTCAAGCCGGTGTTCGACCGCAAGTACGGTTCGGTGACGGCCGGAAACGCGTCGCCGCTGACGGATGGCGCCTCGGCGGTGCTGCTGATGAGCGAGGAAAGGGCGGCGGAGCTGGGCTACAAGCCGCTGGGCTTCATCCGCAGCTACGCGTACTCCGCGCTGGACCCGAACGATCAGCTGCTGCAGGGGCCGGTGTACGCGGCGCCGGTGGCGTTCGACCGCGCGGGGCTGACCATGAAGGACATCGGCCTGCTGGAGATTCACGAGGCGTTCGCCGCGCAGGTGCTGAGCAACCTGCAGTGGTTCGACAGCGACGAGATCGCGAAGAAGCGGCTGGGGCGCGACAAGGCCGTGGGGCTGCCGCCGGAGGACCGCATCAACGTGATGGGCGGATCGCTGGCCATCGGCCACCCGTTCGGCGCCACGGGCGGGCGCATCACCATCACGCTGCTGAACGAGCTTCGCCGCCGCGGCGAGCAGTTCGGCATGATCAGCGTGTGCGCCGCCGGCGCAATGGGCTTCGTGATGATCGTGGAAGCCGCGCCCAACTGA
- the sufU gene encoding Fe-S cluster assembly sulfur transfer protein SufU codes for MERSALDAVYQELILKHYRSSRFRGELDAPDAVIPMRNPVCGDDILLQVRVDDDRIAEIRFSGHGCAISQAAASMMSEHAVGKSWDEVRGISDRFREMIHGDETASRDKKLGDMRALAGVAKLPRRVKCAMLAWDALDEAEKKIRSGEPES; via the coding sequence ATGGAACGCTCCGCGCTGGACGCCGTCTACCAGGAACTGATCCTGAAGCACTACCGCAGCTCCCGCTTCCGCGGCGAGCTGGACGCGCCGGACGCCGTAATCCCCATGCGCAATCCGGTGTGCGGCGACGACATCCTGCTGCAGGTGCGGGTGGATGACGACCGCATCGCCGAAATCCGCTTCAGCGGCCACGGGTGCGCCATCTCCCAGGCCGCCGCCAGCATGATGAGCGAGCACGCGGTCGGGAAGTCGTGGGACGAGGTGCGCGGCATCTCCGACCGCTTCCGCGAAATGATCCACGGCGACGAAACCGCCTCGCGCGACAAGAAGCTGGGCGACATGCGCGCGCTGGCCGGCGTGGCCAAGCTGCCGCGCCGCGTCAAGTGCGCCATGCTCGCCTGGGACGCGCTCGATGAGGCGGAAAAAAAGATCCGCTCCGGCGAGCCGGAATCCTGA
- a CDS encoding cytochrome c, with translation MKTILRWTARIGAGVLALLLVALAGVYGLTEARMRRQYQVPSAAPALAATAARVAEGKRLAVTRGCTDCHGADMSGHEVINQFPIGRVSGSNLTRGRGGVAARYTDADFVRAIRHGVNADGRGLLLMPSDEFNSMSDDEVGSIVAYLRTLPPVNHETRPNAVWPLGRALYAGGVIPLVAAERIDHAAPRAPAPPPGVTAAYGRHLAAGCAGCHGKSFAGGAVPGGPPEWAPASNLTPHATDGLGGWTEADFIRALRTGRRPDGTELREPMPWKAFSQMTDVEARALWVYLQTLPALPDGSPRDP, from the coding sequence ATGAAAACGATTCTCCGCTGGACGGCGCGCATCGGGGCCGGCGTGCTGGCGCTGCTGCTGGTGGCCCTCGCCGGCGTGTACGGCCTCACCGAGGCCCGCATGCGGCGCCAATACCAGGTGCCGTCCGCCGCCCCGGCGCTCGCCGCGACCGCGGCCCGCGTGGCGGAAGGGAAGCGGCTGGCGGTGACGCGCGGCTGCACCGACTGCCACGGCGCGGACATGTCCGGGCACGAAGTGATCAACCAGTTCCCTATCGGCCGCGTGTCGGGGAGCAACCTCACGCGCGGGCGCGGCGGTGTGGCGGCGCGCTACACGGATGCGGATTTCGTGCGCGCCATCCGCCACGGCGTGAACGCGGACGGGCGCGGGCTGCTGCTGATGCCCTCCGACGAGTTCAATTCCATGAGCGACGACGAGGTGGGCTCCATTGTCGCGTATCTGCGCACGCTGCCGCCGGTGAACCACGAGACCCGGCCGAACGCGGTGTGGCCGCTGGGACGGGCGCTGTACGCGGGCGGGGTGATTCCGCTGGTGGCGGCGGAACGCATTGACCACGCCGCTCCACGCGCGCCCGCGCCGCCCCCGGGGGTGACGGCGGCGTACGGGCGGCACTTGGCCGCCGGCTGCGCGGGATGCCACGGCAAGAGCTTCGCGGGCGGGGCCGTCCCGGGCGGGCCGCCGGAGTGGGCGCCGGCCAGCAACCTGACGCCGCACGCCACCGACGGGCTGGGCGGATGGACGGAAGCGGACTTCATCCGCGCGCTGCGCACGGGGCGCCGGCCGGACGGCACCGAACTGCGCGAGCCCATGCCGTGGAAAGCGTTCTCGCAGATGACGGACGTGGAAGCGCGCGCGCTGTGGGTTTATCTCCAGACTCTCCCCGCGCTCCCGGACGGCTCGCCCCGCGATCCATGA
- a CDS encoding alkene reductase yields MDSDPTPNLFTPVRVGPYNLRNRLVMAPMTRNRAGEGNTPTPLMARYYAQRATAGLIVSEGSQVSPQGAGYPNTPGIYSDAQVEGWRAVTDAVHAAGGRIFLQLWHVGRISHPDTQPDGGLPVAPSAIAPEGPIITAGGMQPMVTPRALETDEIKGIVADFARGARAAYRAGFDGVELHGANGYLIDQFLRDGSNHRTDEYGGSVENRARFLDEVTAAVVEVWGGHRVGVRLSPMGSYNSMSDSDPAETFGYAVRMLNRYGLAYLHVAEPLGGPEPRITPLLREAFRGPLIVNGGYGRDTADAAIAAGEGDLVAFGVPFLANPDLAERFAEAAPLNTPDRDTFYGGGERGYVDYPTLQTAGAA; encoded by the coding sequence ATGGATAGCGATCCGACCCCCAATCTGTTCACTCCCGTGCGCGTGGGACCCTACAACCTTCGCAACCGGCTGGTGATGGCGCCCATGACGCGCAACCGCGCGGGCGAGGGCAACACGCCCACGCCGCTGATGGCGCGGTACTACGCCCAGCGCGCCACGGCCGGGCTCATCGTCAGCGAAGGGTCGCAGGTTTCGCCGCAGGGCGCGGGCTATCCCAACACCCCCGGCATCTACAGCGACGCGCAGGTGGAGGGATGGCGCGCGGTGACGGACGCGGTGCACGCGGCGGGCGGGCGCATCTTTTTGCAGCTGTGGCACGTGGGGCGGATTTCGCACCCCGACACGCAGCCGGACGGCGGCCTTCCCGTGGCGCCCTCGGCCATCGCGCCGGAAGGACCCATCATCACCGCCGGCGGAATGCAGCCGATGGTCACGCCGCGGGCGCTGGAGACGGACGAGATCAAGGGGATCGTGGCGGACTTTGCCCGGGGCGCGCGCGCGGCGTACCGCGCGGGCTTTGACGGCGTGGAACTGCACGGCGCCAACGGATACCTGATCGACCAGTTTCTGCGCGACGGCAGCAACCACCGTACGGACGAGTACGGCGGCAGCGTGGAGAACCGCGCGCGCTTTCTGGACGAGGTGACGGCGGCCGTGGTGGAGGTGTGGGGCGGGCACCGCGTGGGTGTGCGGCTGAGCCCGATGGGCTCGTACAACAGCATGAGCGACAGCGATCCCGCGGAAACGTTCGGGTACGCGGTGCGGATGCTGAACCGCTACGGCCTGGCGTACCTGCACGTGGCCGAGCCGCTGGGCGGCCCCGAGCCGCGCATCACCCCGCTGCTGCGCGAGGCGTTTCGCGGCCCGCTCATCGTCAACGGCGGCTACGGGCGCGACACGGCCGACGCGGCGATCGCGGCGGGCGAGGGCGACCTAGTGGCGTTCGGGGTGCCGTTCCTGGCCAACCCGGACCTGGCGGAGCGCTTTGCCGAGGCGGCGCCGCTCAACACGCCGGACCGCGACACCTTCTACGGCGGCGGCGAGCGCGGCTACGTGGACTATCCCACGCTGCAGACCGCGGGCGCGGCCTGA
- a CDS encoding GNAT family N-acetyltransferase, whose amino-acid sequence MTPIIRPAEPRDAAEIARLLTALGHPTEEQSVAARWDEWAAAGNAAFVAEKDGGGLSGLVTTHRMLVLHRLLPVGRITALIVDESARGSGMGRRLVAAAEDLLASAGCGLLEITSNTRLVQAHAFYEHLGYERTSIRLAKQLR is encoded by the coding sequence GTGACCCCGATCATCCGTCCCGCGGAACCGCGCGACGCCGCCGAAATCGCGCGCCTGCTGACCGCGCTCGGCCATCCAACGGAGGAGCAGTCCGTCGCCGCGCGTTGGGATGAGTGGGCCGCGGCGGGCAACGCGGCGTTCGTGGCGGAGAAGGACGGGGGCGGGCTGTCCGGCCTCGTGACCACACATCGGATGCTGGTGCTGCACCGCCTGCTCCCGGTGGGCCGCATCACGGCGCTGATCGTGGACGAATCCGCGCGCGGTTCAGGCATGGGCCGCCGACTCGTCGCCGCCGCGGAGGATCTGCTGGCGAGCGCGGGATGCGGATTGCTGGAAATCACGAGCAACACGCGTCTGGTGCAGGCGCACGCGTTCTACGAGCACCTCGGATACGAGCGCACCAGCATCCGCCTCGCCAAGCAGCTCCGGTAG
- a CDS encoding NYN domain-containing protein translates to MNDAAAPAPVQRAHRLEIFVDGSNWNLALIRESFHFQVDLNLLATRLSRGFHFVKLRYYTSPLPNQTSPAYRRQQQFFDELRRSRRIDLVLGRHEPRRDEEGNRYFVEKETDVNLAVDMVLGACEDRFDVAMLVAGDTDYVRAIHALKARGKRLVWCPLPGQRHTNLLSQVCDEQKELDERFLRTCIKRRPVPPR, encoded by the coding sequence GTGAACGACGCCGCCGCGCCCGCCCCCGTCCAGCGTGCCCACAGGCTGGAGATCTTCGTGGATGGAAGCAACTGGAACCTGGCGCTGATCCGCGAGAGCTTCCACTTCCAGGTCGACCTCAACCTGCTGGCCACGCGCCTTTCTCGCGGCTTTCACTTCGTAAAGCTGCGGTACTACACGTCCCCGCTGCCCAATCAGACAAGCCCCGCGTACCGGCGGCAGCAGCAGTTCTTTGATGAACTGCGGCGCAGCCGGCGAATCGACCTCGTTCTTGGCCGTCATGAACCGCGCCGGGACGAGGAAGGCAATCGCTACTTCGTGGAAAAAGAAACGGACGTCAATCTCGCCGTCGACATGGTGCTGGGTGCGTGCGAGGACCGCTTTGACGTCGCGATGCTGGTGGCGGGCGACACCGACTACGTCCGCGCCATCCACGCACTGAAAGCGCGCGGCAAGCGGCTGGTCTGGTGCCCCCTTCCGGGTCAAAGGCATACGAATCTGCTCTCGCAGGTCTGCGACGAGCAGAAGGAACTGGATGAGCGTTTCCTGCGGACGTGCATCAAGCGGCGGCCCGTTCCGCCACGTTGA
- the sufD gene encoding Fe-S cluster assembly protein SufD gives MPDTITPADVGAFTRDQVEILAARKGEAEWLRASRMAAHGVFADTPMPTTRLEDWRYTDIKKLVRLDEFSFAEERGPASVGAGLPAGLATLMAEAGEFEARLVQIDASVVIRELPESLAAQGVIFTSLEIAAQEHPELVQKHLGTAITTDDGKFAAMNAALWTGGTFLYVPRGVQVEAPFRVYRWITEGGTAAFGRTLVVAEQGSKFSVVETLGSDDLAKPALSVGAAEIFADEGAVAIYTSVQRYGRGVAHLSTDRLVAGRDAKITTLYTSFGADLARADVQCRMQAPGSHIDMLGLYIADGTQHFDNQTLQDHLAPHASSNLLFKGALSDKGRSVFRGLIRVHPKAQRTDAYQTNRNLLLSDGARADSLPNLEIQADDVRCSHAATVGQLDEEEVFYLLSRGIPKAEAVRLVVFGFFAEVLEQLPLEGVKQELLRVVERKLATRR, from the coding sequence GTGCCCGATACCATCACCCCCGCCGACGTCGGCGCCTTTACCCGCGACCAGGTGGAAATCCTGGCCGCGCGAAAGGGCGAGGCCGAGTGGCTGCGCGCCTCGCGCATGGCCGCCCACGGCGTGTTCGCCGACACCCCCATGCCCACCACGCGGCTGGAGGATTGGCGTTATACCGATATCAAGAAGCTCGTCCGGCTCGACGAGTTCAGCTTTGCCGAGGAGCGCGGCCCCGCCTCCGTGGGCGCCGGGCTTCCCGCCGGGCTCGCCACGCTGATGGCCGAGGCCGGCGAGTTCGAGGCGCGCCTGGTGCAGATCGACGCCTCCGTCGTCATCCGCGAGCTGCCGGAATCGCTGGCGGCGCAGGGCGTGATCTTCACCTCGCTGGAGATCGCCGCGCAGGAGCACCCGGAACTGGTGCAGAAGCACCTGGGCACCGCCATCACCACCGACGACGGCAAGTTCGCGGCGATGAACGCGGCGCTGTGGACGGGCGGCACTTTCCTGTACGTGCCCAGGGGCGTGCAGGTGGAGGCTCCCTTCCGCGTGTACCGGTGGATCACCGAGGGCGGCACGGCCGCGTTCGGGCGCACGCTCGTCGTGGCGGAGCAGGGATCCAAGTTCTCCGTGGTGGAGACGCTGGGGTCGGATGATCTGGCCAAGCCGGCGCTGTCCGTGGGCGCGGCGGAGATCTTTGCCGATGAGGGCGCGGTCGCCATCTACACCTCCGTGCAGCGGTACGGGCGCGGTGTGGCGCACCTGTCCACCGACCGGCTGGTGGCCGGGCGCGACGCCAAGATCACCACGCTGTACACCAGCTTCGGCGCCGACCTGGCCCGCGCGGACGTGCAGTGCCGCATGCAGGCGCCGGGCAGCCACATCGACATGCTGGGGCTGTACATCGCCGACGGCACGCAGCACTTCGACAACCAGACGCTGCAGGACCACCTGGCCCCGCACGCCAGCAGCAACCTGCTGTTCAAGGGCGCGCTGTCGGATAAGGGACGGTCGGTGTTCCGCGGGCTGATCCGCGTGCACCCCAAGGCGCAGCGCACCGACGCGTACCAGACCAACCGCAACCTGCTGCTCAGCGACGGCGCCCGCGCCGACTCGCTCCCCAACCTGGAAATCCAGGCGGACGACGTGCGCTGCTCGCACGCCGCCACGGTGGGCCAGCTGGACGAGGAAGAGGTGTTCTACCTCCTGTCGCGCGGCATTCCCAAGGCGGAGGCGGTGCGGCTGGTGGTGTTCGGCTTCTTTGCCGAGGTGCTGGAGCAGCTGCCCCTGGAAGGCGTAAAGCAGGAACTGCTGCGCGTGGTGGAGCGCAAGCTGGCCACGCGGCGCTGA
- a CDS encoding carboxypeptidase-like regulatory domain-containing protein, translating to MNAFTRIRTAVRPLLLAAALLAASSPLAAQSARVLGRVTDGAGNAVAGARVTVAAADGTQRATTSGRGGGFEFASLPAGTYTLRAEGTPRVGAREQRITLEPGQVISPVVRLLEDNRPRRTSDRRPRSRP from the coding sequence ATGAACGCATTCACCCGCATCCGCACGGCCGTCCGCCCGCTTCTGCTGGCCGCGGCGCTGCTGGCCGCCTCGTCACCGCTGGCGGCGCAGTCCGCACGGGTGCTGGGCCGGGTGACGGACGGCGCGGGCAACGCCGTCGCCGGCGCCCGCGTGACGGTGGCCGCGGCCGACGGAACGCAGCGCGCCACCACTTCCGGCCGGGGCGGCGGATTCGAGTTCGCCAGCCTTCCCGCGGGGACGTACACCCTGCGCGCCGAAGGAACGCCGCGGGTGGGCGCCCGCGAGCAGCGCATCACGCTGGAGCCGGGGCAGGTGATCAGCCCGGTGGTGCGGCTGCTGGAAGACAACCGCCCGCGGCGCACCTCCGACCGGCGCCCGCGTTCCCGGCCGTAG
- a CDS encoding Rrf2 family transcriptional regulator: MSTISSRVAVAVHVLAFLAGKRGEAVTSETIAGSVNTNAVVVRRIVGALRNAGLVQVQAGVGGGAQLAREPGDITLLDVYRAVEEKEELFAVHQGSRSCCDIGGNIRSVLQRVFCRAHEAMQSQLSQTTIADVFRDVTGRAAACPGEPSFAVPAGAGREV; encoded by the coding sequence ATGTCTACGATCAGCAGCAGGGTGGCGGTGGCGGTGCACGTGCTGGCGTTCCTGGCCGGGAAGCGCGGGGAAGCCGTCACGTCCGAAACCATTGCCGGAAGCGTGAACACCAACGCTGTCGTGGTGCGCCGCATCGTGGGCGCGCTGCGCAACGCGGGGCTGGTGCAGGTGCAGGCCGGCGTGGGCGGCGGGGCGCAGCTGGCCCGCGAGCCCGGCGACATCACGCTGCTGGACGTGTATCGCGCGGTGGAGGAAAAGGAAGAGCTGTTCGCCGTGCACCAGGGCTCGCGCAGCTGCTGCGACATCGGCGGCAACATCCGCTCGGTGCTGCAGCGCGTGTTCTGCCGGGCGCACGAGGCCATGCAGTCGCAGCTTTCCCAGACCACCATCGCCGACGTGTTCCGCGACGTGACCGGCCGCGCGGCGGCGTGCCCCGGCGAGCCTTCGTTCGCCGTGCCGGCGGGCGCCGGCCGCGAGGTGTAA
- a CDS encoding non-heme iron oxygenase ferredoxin subunit has protein sequence MGWIRAAALSELSDGAVLGVEVAGRRIALARVDGEVYAISDVCSHRDFPLSVGEVDAGECTITCEWHGAAFSLRTGEPLCPPAFRPVPVFPARIEGADVMVEVE, from the coding sequence TTGGGGTGGATCCGGGCGGCCGCGCTGTCGGAGCTTTCCGACGGCGCGGTCCTGGGGGTGGAGGTCGCGGGGCGGCGCATTGCGCTGGCGAGGGTGGATGGCGAGGTCTACGCGATTTCCGACGTCTGCTCGCACCGCGACTTTCCGCTGTCCGTCGGCGAGGTGGATGCCGGCGAGTGCACCATCACCTGCGAGTGGCATGGCGCGGCGTTCAGCCTGCGTACCGGCGAGCCGCTCTGTCCGCCCGCGTTCCGGCCGGTGCCCGTCTTCCCCGCGCGGATCGAGGGCGCGGACGTGATGGTGGAGGTGGAGTAG
- a CDS encoding cysteine desulfurase, producing MEDATEEVPGPLAALLTGGRFAALAVSGIRSALVPMIEGMKPSDDGNPMSYRWTVMSMTELAAPASSLDVARIREVFPILSELVSGKPLVYLDNAASTQKPVQVIDAIANHYRRSNANVHRGIHELSNRATDAYDGARDKVAAFFGVADSAELVWTRGTTEGLNLLAHAWGTTHLRAGDEILLSVLEHHSNLVPWQMVAQRTGAKLRFIDIDEQGRLDLSTLDDLLTERTKLVSITHVSNALGTVNPVALIAERARAVGAVMIVDGAQSAPHLPVDVPSLGADFYVFSGHKMCGPTGIGGLWGRREALESLAPFHGGGDMIEFVELESSTYAQLPHRLEAGTPNIAGAVGLAAATDYLTAVGREAILAHERSLLAYAIERMSEIPDMTILGPRDLSERSGVVSFTLADIHPHDLATILDSEGVAIRAGHHCTQPLMKRLGVGSTARASFYLYNTPGEVDALVDALQKARTLFGY from the coding sequence GTGGAGGACGCGACGGAGGAGGTTCCGGGGCCGCTGGCCGCGCTGCTGACCGGCGGCCGGTTCGCGGCCCTCGCCGTATCCGGGATACGATCGGCGCTGGTGCCGATGATCGAGGGGATGAAGCCGTCGGATGACGGCAATCCAATGTCATACCGATGGACCGTCATGAGCATGACTGAACTGGCCGCACCCGCATCTTCTCTGGACGTCGCGCGCATCCGCGAGGTCTTTCCCATCCTGTCCGAGTTGGTGAGCGGCAAGCCGCTGGTCTATCTGGACAACGCGGCGTCTACGCAGAAGCCCGTCCAGGTGATCGACGCGATCGCCAACCACTATCGCCGGTCCAACGCCAACGTGCACCGCGGCATCCACGAACTGTCCAATCGCGCCACGGACGCGTACGACGGCGCGCGCGACAAGGTGGCCGCGTTCTTCGGCGTGGCCGACAGCGCGGAACTGGTGTGGACGCGCGGCACCACCGAAGGGCTCAACCTGCTGGCGCACGCGTGGGGCACCACGCACCTGCGGGCGGGTGACGAGATCCTGCTGAGCGTGCTGGAGCACCACTCCAACCTGGTGCCGTGGCAGATGGTGGCGCAGCGGACGGGTGCCAAGCTGCGCTTCATCGACATCGACGAGCAGGGGCGGCTGGACCTGTCCACGCTGGATGACCTGCTGACCGAGCGCACGAAGCTGGTCTCCATCACCCACGTTTCCAACGCGCTGGGGACGGTGAATCCCGTCGCGCTGATCGCGGAGCGGGCGCGGGCCGTGGGCGCGGTGATGATCGTGGATGGCGCGCAGTCCGCGCCGCACCTGCCGGTGGATGTGCCTTCGCTGGGCGCCGACTTCTACGTGTTCAGCGGCCACAAGATGTGCGGCCCCACGGGGATCGGCGGGCTGTGGGGGCGGCGCGAGGCACTGGAGTCGCTGGCGCCCTTCCATGGCGGCGGCGACATGATCGAGTTCGTGGAGCTGGAATCGTCCACGTACGCGCAGCTGCCGCACCGGCTGGAGGCGGGCACGCCCAACATCGCGGGTGCCGTTGGATTGGCCGCGGCGACGGACTACCTGACGGCGGTGGGCCGCGAGGCGATTCTGGCGCACGAACGGTCGCTGCTGGCGTACGCCATCGAGCGGATGTCGGAGATCCCGGACATGACGATCCTGGGCCCGCGCGATCTGTCGGAGCGCAGCGGCGTGGTTTCGTTCACGCTGGCGGACATTCATCCGCACGACCTCGCCACGATTCTGGACAGCGAGGGCGTGGCGATCCGCGCCGGCCACCACTGCACGCAGCCGCTGATGAAGCGGCTGGGCGTGGGGTCTACCGCGCGCGCGTCGTTCTACCTGTACAACACCCCCGGCGAGGTGGACGCGCTGGTGGATGCGCTGCAGAAGGCGCGCACGCTGTTCGGGTACTGA